A single Mangifera indica cultivar Alphonso chromosome 20, CATAS_Mindica_2.1, whole genome shotgun sequence DNA region contains:
- the LOC123204857 gene encoding uncharacterized protein LOC123204857, translating to MVKLLIGYMKVNIKNSKGLTALDMFYDRQGSLDAAVGDILLAAKAKKASELIYRGPTILKKIFIHLLGSEKTSLVEHFSGGLSFSGRILKRFSLGYRRVDEVPLEVRNVLLVVAILIATATYQAALSPPGGYWQDDSNLQPAANNTGISNSTWIQEHSEQHAAGEMILWSQEQLLFFTFNSLAFFTSVCFISTLVTGLPFDRIIITMTSWMVFSYYFSIRETFNDTECGFLGFLFIFFLPASFLAINYIPFFLDHQHSKLTLHGRRKNLRWGSFEQPKM from the coding sequence ATGGTGAAGCTGTTGATTGGATATATGAAAGTGAATATAAAGAACAGTAAAGGTTTGACAGCTTTGGATATGTTCTATGATCGCCAAGGTTCGCTAGATGCAGCTGTTGGGGACATTCTACTTGCTGCTAAAGCTAAAAAAGCATCTGAACTAATCTATCGTGGGCCTacaatacttaaaaaaatatttattcatctattaGGTTCAGAAAAAACTTCACTAGTAGAGCACTTTTCTGGTGGCTTATCGTTTTCAGGAAGAATTCTGAAAAGATTCTCGCTAGGTTACCGAAGAGTTGATGAAGTTCCCCTTGAAGTCCGAAATGTACTACTTGTGGTTGCTATATTGATAGCCACAGCCACCTATCAAGCAGCACTAAGTCCCCCGGGAGGTTATTGGCAAGATGACAGCAATCTGCAGCCTGCAGCCAACAACACTGGTATCAGTAACTCCACCTGGATCCAAGAACATTCTGAACAACATGCTGCAGGGGAGATGATTCTGTGGTCTCAAgaacaattattattttttacatttaattctTTGGCTTTTTTTACGTCTGTGTGCTTTATTTCCACTCTCGTAACTGGCCTCCCATTTGACAGAATCATTATCACAATGACATCCTGGATGGTATTTTcgtattatttttctattcgTGAAACTTTTAACGACACCGAATGTGGCTTTTTAGGctttttgtttatctttttcCTGCCTGCAAGTTTTCTTGCAATAAATTATATCCCATTTTTCTTAGATCACCAACATTCGAAGCTCACACTGCATGGCCGCCGGAAGAACCTTCGTTGGGGAAGCTTTGAACAACCTAAGATGTGA
- the LOC123204366 gene encoding ankyrin repeat-containing protein BDA1-like yields MKNEFLILPYSKICNIVHDHKLKKNCRMATYTMDVERLQRLQNFAKEGDVDALYSVVAEDPYVLERIDQVPFVTTPLHKAARKGKIYFAKEILNLMPSFAWKRDHLGRIPLHLALEGKQQQERLRPRDLDLEEKYQEVVTWFIKHDSELVRVKAKGMVTPLHYVAQLDDECSLSDFLFVCPLSIEDLTVKSETVVHVAIKNGSLKAFKVLLGWLRRFNEEEIMKWEDEEGNNALHTAVSANQPEMVRLLTGYMKVNKRNSKGLTALDIFYLRQCQGLVDATVGDILLAAKAKTACQLHRLSLRDSQQTSPVRNFSGGLSFSERIKKRFSLGYRRVDEVPLEVRDVLLVVAILIATATYQAALSPPGGYWQDNGNLQPTANNTGIGNSTTTDISLNNTTATTTVFNTLPSQQRAGKMILGGKRVVITLAYIGACRVEKFVSAVRKRRVPEKKSEVTLQQASDGIYDFKF; encoded by the exons ATGAAGAATGAGTTCCTTATTCTCCCGTACTCAAAGATTTGCAATATTGTTCACGACCATAAGCTGAAGAAAAATTGTAGAATGGCCACCTACACCATGGACGTTGAGAGGTTGCAGAGGCTGCAGAATTTTGCGAAGGAAGGAGATGTGGATGCATTATATTCAGTGGTTGCAGAGGATCCTTATGTTTTGGAGCGTATTGATCAAGTACCATTTGTGACAACTCCCTTACACAAAGCTGCAAGGAAGGGAAAGATCTATTTCGCCAAGGAGATACTAAACTTAATGCCATCATTTGCTTGGAAGCGAGACCATCTTGGGCGTATTCCCCTCCATTTGGCTTTGGAGGGGAAGCAGCAGCAGGAACGGCTTCGTCCCCGTGATTTGGATTTGGAGGAGAAGTACCAGGAAGTTGTAACATGGTTCATAAAACATGACAGTGAGCTTGTCCGTGTTAAAGCAAAGGGGATGGTTACTCCTCTGCACTATGTAGCTCAACTAGACGATGAATGCAGTTTGTCTgactttttgtttgtttgtccATTATCGATCGAAGATTTGACTGTTAAATCTGAAACTGTTGTCCATGTCGCCATAAAAAACGGGAGTTTGAAAGCCTTTAAAGTCTTGTTAGGATGGCTACGACGCTTCAACGAAGAGGAGATCATGAAGTGGGAGGACGAAGAAGGAAACAATGCATTGCATACTGCAGTATCTGCAAATCAACCTGAG ATGGTGAGGCTGTTGACTGGATACATGAAAGTGAATAAAAGGAACAGTAAAGGTTTGACAGCTTTGGACATATTCTACCTTCGCCAATGTCAAGGTTTGGTAGATGCAACTGTTGGTGACATTCTACTTGCAGCTAAAGCTAAAACTGCATGTCAACTCCATCGTCTTTCTTTAAGAGATTCACAACAAACTTCACCAGTCCGGAACTTTTCTGGTGGCTTATCATTTTCAGAAAGAATCAAGAAAAGATTCTCGCTAGGTTACCGACGCGTTGATGAAGTTCCTCTTGAAGTCCGAGACGTACTACTTGTAGTGGCTATATTGATAGCCACAGCCACCTATCAAGCTGCATTAAGCCCCCCCGGAGGATATTGGCAAGATAACGGCAATCTGCAGCCTACAGCCAACAACACTGGCATCGGTAACTCCACCACCACCGATATCAGTCTCAATAAcaccaccgccaccaccaccgTCTTTAATACATTGCCTTCTCAACAACGTGCAGGGAAAATGATTCTGGGGGG GAAGAGAGTGGTGATTACGCTGGCTTATATTGGCGCGTGCAGAGTAGAAAAATTTGTGAGTGCAGTTAGAAAAAGAAGGGTCCCTGAGAAGAAATCAGAAGTAACTCTGCAGCAAGCAAGCGATGGAATCTacgatttcaaattttaa
- the LOC123204367 gene encoding ankyrin repeat-containing protein BDA1-like → MGINSLEDQRLKGLQDLAAVGDVDKLFSELMKDLYVLADIDKILFVTTPLHTAVSQGKIHFAKEILNLMPSFAWKRDHLGRIPLHLALEGKHLQKRLNPCDPDLELKYQKIVSWLIKHDSELVRVKAKGMVTPLHYAAQLDDESSLAEFLHVCPSSIEDLTVKSETAVHVAIKNASLNAFKVLLGWFRYFNKEEMLYSKDEDGNNALHTAVSANQPEVVKLLIGCMKVNIKNSNGLTALDMFYERQAQGSVDAAVGDILLTAKAKTASELHPPLRDSEKNSKFKKFSDVLSCSDRIRRELWLFHRSVNEVPLKVRNILLVVVILTATATYQAALAPPGGYWQDDGKLQPAANNTGISNTTTSAISNTNTTTAISNTTTTAISNTTTTISSTEPSEQHRAGNMILGHKDMDERLQNFAMEGNVDAFFSVLAEDPYVLERIDQVPFVTTPLNTAAREGKSHFAKGNDYEVF, encoded by the exons ATGGGCATCAACAGCTTGGAAGATCAGAGGTTGAAGGGGCTGCAGGATCTGGCGGCGGTAGGAGATGTcgataaattattttcagaactTATGAAGGATCTATATGTTTTGGCGGATATTGATAAGATACTATTTGTGACTACTCCCTTACACACAGCTGTAAGCCAAGGAAAGATCCATTTCGCCAAGGAAATACTAAACTTAATGCCATCATTTGCTTGGAAGCGAGACCATCTTGGGCGTATTCCCCTCCATTTGGCTTTGGAAGGGAAGCACCTGCAGAAACGGCTGAATCCTTGTGATCCGGATTTGGAGTTGAAGTACCAGAAAATTGTATCATGGTTGATAAAACATGACAGTGAGCTTGTCCGTGTTAAAGCAAAGGGAATGGTTACTCCTTTGCACTATGCAGCTCAACTAGATGATGAATCCAGTTTGGCTGAGTTTTTGCATGTTTGTCCATCATCAATAGAAGATTTGACTGTTAAATCTGAAACTGCCGTCCATGTCGCCATAAAAAACGCGAGTTTGAATGCCTTTAAAGTGTTGTTGGGATGGTTTCGATACTTCAACAAAGAAGAGATGCTGTACAGTAAGGACGAGGACGGAAACAATGCATTGCATACTGCAGTATCTGCAAATCAACCTGAG GTGGTGAAGCTGTTGATTGGATGTATGAAAGTGAATATAAAGAACAGTAATGGTTTGACAGCTTTGGACATGTTCTACGAACGCCAAGCTCAAGGTTCGGTAGATGCAGCAGTTGGGGACATTCTACTTACTGCTAAAGCTAAAACTGCATCTGAACTCCATCCGCCCTTAAGAGATTCAGAAAAAAATTCGAAATTCAAGAAGTTTTCTGATGTCTTATCGTGTTCAGACAGAATTAGGAGAGAATTATGGCTGTTTCACCGAAGCGTAAATGAAGTTCCTCTTAAAGTCCGAAATATACTACTTGTAGTGGTAATTTTGACCGCCACAGCCACATACCAAGCTGCACTAGCTCCCCCCGGAGGATATTGGCAAGATGACGGCAAACTGCAGCCTGCAGCGAACAACACTGGTATCAGTAACACCACCACCTCCGCTATCAGTAACACCAACACCACTACCGCTATCAGTAACACCACCACTACCGCTATCAgtaacaccaccaccaccatctcTAGTACAGAGCCTTCTGAACAACACCGTGCAGGGAATATGATTCTGGG CCACAAAGACATGGATGAGAGGTTGCAGAATTTTGCCATGGAAGGAAATGTGGACGCATTTTTTTCAGTACTTGCAGAGGACCCTTATGTTTTGGAGCGTATTGATCAGGTACCGTTTGTGACTACTCCCTTGAACACAGCTGCAAGGGAGGGAAAGTCCCACTTCGCCAA GGGAAATGATTATGAGGTCTTTTAA